The bacterium genome has a segment encoding these proteins:
- a CDS encoding N-acetylmuramoyl-L-alanine amidase, whose product MGLWIYLIFFSILSIFPLEVNAASVITVVDNIHERRISLEFLVKNEEELVSLSDIANVFKTLSQWNPIAKKITLTKGVDSITFNIGSALVQINDQTVLMDMPAEIITGRVFIPVKFVKDRFPQAFDVIVSWDKKNKKLTIDNKIFTPPVSLTNQPTIAEYFPLSSTGVEEPKREQQIGTKTPPLTPTITSEGFKIKTIVIDPGHGGHDPGAVGPNALEKDVVLDIGKRLAQLLKDNLPDVKIFLTRDADYFVPLRERTGFANYKKADLFISIHANAAYSKGASGFEVYYLSPNASVSDERARAIAAIENKVVELEKEETHPNETDLTQIILGGLAQQEFIDESIELAGIIQNIVCKKLHLDDRGIKSAFFWVIKDAMMPAVLIETGFISNPYESQRLTSESFKNEMSQAICEAIVQYKDLYEKKLEVNNK is encoded by the coding sequence ATGGGGTTATGGATTTACCTGATATTTTTCAGTATTTTAAGTATTTTCCCTTTAGAGGTTAATGCGGCATCAGTCATTACTGTCGTAGATAATATCCATGAGCGTCGGATTTCTTTAGAATTTCTGGTCAAAAATGAAGAAGAACTTGTTTCTTTATCTGACATAGCGAATGTATTTAAAACCTTAAGTCAATGGAATCCTATTGCCAAAAAGATTACTTTAACTAAAGGGGTAGATTCTATCACCTTCAATATAGGTAGTGCCTTAGTCCAGATAAATGACCAAACGGTGCTAATGGATATGCCGGCGGAGATAATTACAGGAAGGGTATTTATTCCGGTAAAATTTGTCAAAGATAGGTTTCCACAGGCGTTTGATGTCATCGTTAGCTGGGATAAGAAGAACAAAAAATTAACCATTGATAATAAAATTTTTACCCCACCTGTTTCTTTAACTAATCAACCTACCATTGCTGAATATTTCCCACTTTCTTCAACTGGGGTTGAAGAACCTAAAAGAGAACAACAAATTGGAACGAAAACACCACCTTTAACTCCCACCATCACAAGCGAAGGATTTAAAATAAAAACGATTGTTATTGACCCAGGACATGGAGGGCATGACCCGGGTGCAGTTGGACCAAATGCATTAGAAAAAGATGTTGTTTTAGACATAGGAAAAAGACTAGCCCAATTACTTAAAGATAACCTTCCGGATGTAAAAATATTCCTCACCCGGGATGCAGATTATTTTGTTCCATTAAGAGAACGGACAGGATTTGCAAATTATAAAAAGGCAGATTTATTTATTAGTATTCACGCTAATGCCGCTTATTCAAAAGGGGCAAGTGGATTTGAAGTTTATTACCTCTCACCAAATGCCTCGGTTTCTGATGAAAGGGCAAGGGCAATAGCCGCGATAGAAAATAAGGTTGTTGAGCTTGAAAAAGAAGAAACACACCCAAATGAAACTGATTTGACACAAATTATCCTCGGTGGCCTGGCTCAACAAGAGTTTATAGATGAAAGTATTGAATTAGCAGGAATAATACAAAATATCGTTTGTAAAAAATTACATCTTGATGACCGTGGTATTAAAAGTGCCTTTTTCTGGGTTATTAAAGATGCAATGATGCCCGCAGTTCTTATCGAAACAGGCTTTATTTCCAATCCTTATGAATCTCAAAGATTAACGAGTGAAAGTTTTAAAAATGAAATGTCACAGGCTATTTGTGAGGCGATTGTTCAATACAAAGATTTATATGAGAAGAAATTAGAGGTGAATAACAAATGA